The Haloarcula sp. CBA1127 genomic interval GGAAAATCAGCGCGTTCTGGTGACCGGCGGTGGGGGGTTCATCGGGGCAAACCTCGCGAACAAACTGGCCGAGAACAACGATGTCGTCGCCCTAGATGACGGCTATCTTGGCACGCCTGAGAACGTATCAGAAGACGTAGAGTACGTCGAACAGAGCGTCCTTGACGACGACCTGCCGACCGATGTGGACGTTGTGTTCCACCTCGCAGCGCTCTCCTCCTACGCGATGCACGAGGACAACCCGACCCACGGCGCTCGCGTGAACGTCGAGGGGTTCGTCAACACGGTCGAGCAGGCCCGGGACGACGGCTGTGACACCGTCGTCTACGCCTCGACGTCCTCCATCTACGGCAGTCGGACGGAGCCTTCGCCGGAAGACATGGACGTGACGGTCAACACCGGCTACGAGGCATCGAAGATGGCCCGAGAGACGTACGCGGAGTACTTCCAGAACCACTACGACCTCACACTGGCCGGGATGCGCTTCTTCTCGGTGTATCAGGGCTACGGTGGCGCAGAGGAAC includes:
- a CDS encoding NAD-dependent epimerase/dehydratase family protein; the protein is MENQRVLVTGGGGFIGANLANKLAENNDVVALDDGYLGTPENVSEDVEYVEQSVLDDDLPTDVDVVFHLAALSSYAMHEDNPTHGARVNVEGFVNTVEQARDDGCDTVVYASTSSIYGSRTEPSPEDMDVTVNTGYEASKMARETYAEYFQNHYDLTLAGMRFFSVYQGYGGAEEHKGEYANVIAQFADDLASGDAPKLYGDGEQTRDFTHVDDIVRGLVLAAEHELNDVYNLGTGEAYDFNTVVEMLNDELGTDIEPEYVENPIPEDVYVHDTCADFSKMHEATGWEPEISFEEGIELVCAPYT